From a single Streptomyces liliifuscus genomic region:
- a CDS encoding alpha-amylase family glycosyl hydrolase codes for MNSFRPAPAWLADAVFYQIYPQSFADSNGDGIGDFDGIAERLDHLVWLGVNTVWLNPCFVSPFGDAGYDVADYLNVAPRYGSNDDLAKLVDRAGRRGIRVLLDLVAGHTSAEHPWFRASANDPDDHRYVWAPEGRSGGTPEGFVASPGSRPGAYLPNFFDFQPALNFGYARENSAEPWRQPVDAEGPRANREALRTIMDHWLSLGLSGFRVDMAASLVKDDPDKAGTSEIWTELRHWLDRTHPDAVLLSEWGEPEVSVPAGFHTDFFLHFGGPTDGLALRSLWSNGTGTVNDTWDPLDCFFDPSGQGSPRPFVEAWQRASSALRGSGFISLPTANHDFSRLNCGPRTAEQLPAAFAFQLTWPTLPAIYYGDEIGMRYVPDLPDTEGSVLGPRYNRAGSRTPMQWDDGPNAGFSTSDHPYLPVDPAPDRPTVAAQRADDRSLLHLVRRLIALRTTTPELGSGGSVEVLHAGYPFVYVRGGRYLVVVNPQQGQTSYRLGRVRPGRALESSGVAIDGDTVTAQGFGFGIFDVIG; via the coding sequence ATGAACTCCTTCCGTCCCGCGCCCGCATGGCTGGCCGATGCCGTGTTCTACCAGATCTATCCGCAGTCGTTCGCGGACTCGAACGGCGATGGGATCGGTGACTTCGACGGCATCGCCGAGCGTCTCGACCATCTGGTGTGGCTGGGGGTGAACACGGTCTGGCTGAACCCGTGCTTCGTCTCGCCGTTCGGGGACGCGGGGTACGACGTCGCCGACTACCTGAACGTGGCTCCGCGCTACGGATCCAACGACGACCTGGCGAAGCTCGTCGACCGGGCGGGCCGTCGCGGTATCCGGGTGCTCCTCGACCTGGTCGCCGGGCACACCTCCGCCGAGCACCCGTGGTTCAGGGCCTCGGCGAACGATCCGGACGACCATCGCTACGTCTGGGCGCCGGAGGGCCGGTCAGGGGGCACGCCGGAGGGATTCGTGGCCTCGCCTGGCAGCCGACCCGGCGCGTATCTCCCGAACTTCTTCGACTTCCAACCTGCTCTCAACTTCGGTTACGCGCGCGAGAATTCCGCCGAGCCGTGGCGGCAGCCGGTGGACGCGGAGGGTCCGCGCGCCAACCGTGAGGCCCTGCGCACGATCATGGACCACTGGCTGAGCCTCGGCCTCTCGGGCTTCCGCGTCGACATGGCCGCCTCGCTCGTCAAGGACGACCCGGACAAGGCCGGTACGAGCGAGATCTGGACGGAGCTGCGTCACTGGCTGGACCGTACGCACCCGGACGCGGTGCTGCTGTCGGAGTGGGGCGAGCCCGAGGTGTCGGTCCCGGCGGGGTTCCACACGGACTTCTTCCTGCACTTCGGCGGCCCCACCGACGGCCTGGCGCTGCGCTCGCTGTGGAGCAACGGCACCGGCACCGTCAATGACACCTGGGACCCGCTCGACTGCTTCTTCGACCCGAGCGGCCAGGGCTCGCCCCGCCCCTTCGTCGAGGCCTGGCAGCGGGCTTCGTCCGCTCTCCGCGGCAGCGGCTTCATCTCCCTGCCGACCGCCAACCACGACTTCTCCCGCCTCAACTGCGGCCCCCGCACGGCCGAACAGCTCCCTGCCGCCTTCGCCTTCCAGCTCACCTGGCCCACGCTCCCGGCCATCTACTACGGCGACGAGATCGGCATGCGCTACGTCCCGGACCTCCCCGACACCGAGGGCAGCGTGCTCGGCCCGCGCTACAACCGGGCGGGTTCCCGCACTCCCATGCAGTGGGACGACGGCCCCAACGCGGGCTTCTCGACGTCCGACCACCCCTATCTCCCGGTCGACCCCGCCCCCGACCGCCCCACCGTCGCCGCCCAGCGCGCCGACGACAGGTCCCTCCTCCATCTCGTACGCCGTCTCATCGCTCTCCGCACGACGACTCCGGAACTCGGGTCGGGCGGCTCGGTGGAGGTCCTGCACGCCGGATACCCGTTCGTGTACGTACGCGGCGGACGGTATCTCGTGGTCGTCAACCCCCAGCAGGGGCAGACGAGTTACCGCCTCGGCCGCGTCCGGCCCGGCCGGGCCCTGGAGTCGTCCGGTGTCGCGATCGACGGCGATACCGTCACGGCTCAGGGCTTCGGGTTCGGGATCTTCGACGTGATCGGGTAG
- the lysA gene encoding diaminopimelate decarboxylase yields the protein MTTVHEPAVTTRADDLSVWPASTARQDRGDLAVGGVPLTEIADRFGTPVYVLDEGEVRARCRTYRDAFPEAEVLYAAKAFLCRAMAHWVEEEGLGLDVCSAGELELAVTTGFPPERIVLHGNAKSPHDLETALRLGVGRIVIDSPSEIARLAAAVGTGGHQRVMVRVVPGISAGGHEKIRTGTDDQKFGLTLTDGYAQHAIARILDQPQLELTGLHCHLGSQITSVKPYLAAVRRMVGLTARLRDAHGVVLPELDLGGGHGIAYRPGEEALDLTTLARKVRAELVESCAAAGLPVPRLLIEPGRAIAGPAGLALYHVLAVKRTADRTFVAVDGGMSDNPRPALYGVRYAPRLIGRHSTAEPAPVTVVGRHCEAGDILASDVRLPGDVHPGDLLAVPVAGAYHLSMASGYNLVGRPPVVAVDRGHARLLVRRESLDDIRSRDVGL from the coding sequence ATGACCACAGTGCACGAGCCCGCCGTCACGACCCGCGCCGACGACCTGTCGGTGTGGCCCGCCTCCACCGCCCGGCAGGACCGGGGAGACCTCGCCGTCGGCGGCGTACCCCTCACCGAGATCGCCGACCGCTTCGGCACCCCCGTCTACGTACTCGACGAGGGCGAGGTCCGCGCACGCTGCCGTACCTACCGGGACGCCTTCCCCGAGGCCGAAGTCCTCTACGCCGCCAAGGCGTTCCTGTGCCGTGCCATGGCCCACTGGGTCGAGGAGGAGGGCCTGGGACTCGACGTGTGCTCCGCCGGTGAGCTGGAACTCGCCGTCACCACCGGCTTCCCGCCCGAGCGGATCGTGCTGCACGGCAACGCCAAGTCGCCGCACGACCTGGAGACCGCGCTGCGGCTGGGCGTCGGACGCATCGTGATCGACAGCCCGTCGGAGATCGCGCGGCTCGCGGCGGCGGTCGGCACCGGCGGACACCAGAGGGTGATGGTGCGGGTCGTCCCCGGCATCAGCGCGGGTGGCCACGAGAAGATCCGAACGGGCACGGACGACCAGAAGTTCGGGCTGACCCTCACCGACGGCTACGCCCAGCACGCCATCGCCCGCATCCTCGACCAGCCGCAACTGGAACTCACCGGCCTCCACTGCCACCTGGGCTCGCAGATCACCAGCGTCAAGCCGTATCTCGCGGCCGTACGACGGATGGTGGGGCTTACGGCCCGTCTGCGCGACGCCCACGGAGTCGTACTGCCCGAACTCGACCTGGGCGGCGGCCACGGCATCGCCTACCGGCCGGGGGAGGAGGCACTCGACCTCACCACGCTGGCCCGAAAGGTACGCGCCGAACTCGTCGAGAGCTGCGCCGCCGCCGGGCTGCCGGTGCCGCGGCTGTTGATCGAGCCCGGGCGCGCCATCGCCGGACCGGCGGGCCTCGCCCTCTATCACGTGCTCGCGGTGAAGCGGACCGCCGACCGCACCTTCGTGGCCGTGGACGGCGGGATGAGCGACAACCCCCGTCCCGCGCTGTACGGAGTGCGGTACGCGCCCCGGCTGATCGGACGTCACTCCACCGCGGAGCCGGCCCCGGTGACCGTGGTCGGCCGGCACTGCGAGGCGGGCGACATCCTCGCCTCGGACGTCCGGCTGCCCGGTGACGTGCACCCGGGCGACCTGCTGGCCGTGCCGGTCGCCGGTGCGTACCACCTCTCCATGGCCTCGGGATACAACCTGGTCGGACGCCCGCCCGTGGTGGCCGTCGACCGCGGTCACGCCCGGCTCCTCGTCCGCCGGGAGTCGCTGGATGACATCCGCAGCCGGGACGTCGGCCTGTAG
- a CDS encoding amino acid permease, with product MFNVTGLLKRLVIGRARRSEELQETLLPKRLALPIFASDPLSSVAYATQEILLVLTLGGLAYLHFTPWIAVAVVSLMTVVVLSYRQVVYAYPSGGGSYEVVSTNLGPSAGLVVAASLLVDYVMTVAVSVASGVDNIISAIPQLADYRVPLALAFVAVLTAMNLRGTRESGNAFAAPTYLFIGGVLIMVGTGLVRYLLGDAPVAESAQYGVTPEPGDADLAGPALVMLVLRAFSSGCTALTGVEAISNGVPAFRKPKSRNAAATMVAMGAIAIVMFVGVTTLAIVSKVRITDDSCRLTGLDGSCESHTQRTVIAQIAAAVFGGENSVGFYFIQAATALVLVLAANTAFNGFPLLSSILAQHRYLPRQLHNRGDRLAFSNGIVALAVVAGLLLWGFRANVTNLIHLYILGVFTSFTLSQTGMVRHWNGELRATNDPALRRRHHSARLINALGAVVTGLVLVIVLATKFLEGAWLAVLAAVVLWVMMRGIRRHYDATSAELAVTDPREELVPPSRVLGIVLVSTLHKPTLRALSYARALRPDRLEALTVSVDRDEALALREHWEEYGIDVPLKVVDSPYREVTRPVVEYVRSLRRESPRDVVAVFIPEYVVGHWWENLLHNQSALWLKSRLLFTPGVMVISVPWQLSSSAGADRPTRRAPGSVRRGEPAYTRARPR from the coding sequence GTGTTCAACGTGACCGGTCTGCTGAAACGCCTGGTGATCGGCCGGGCCAGGCGCAGCGAAGAGCTCCAGGAGACGCTGCTGCCCAAGCGGCTCGCCCTGCCCATCTTCGCCTCCGACCCACTGTCGTCGGTGGCGTACGCGACGCAGGAGATCCTGCTCGTGCTCACCCTCGGTGGGCTCGCGTATCTGCATTTCACGCCGTGGATCGCTGTGGCGGTCGTGTCACTGATGACGGTGGTGGTGCTCTCGTACCGCCAGGTGGTGTACGCCTATCCGAGCGGCGGCGGCTCGTACGAGGTGGTCTCCACGAATCTCGGCCCGTCGGCCGGTCTGGTGGTGGCGGCCTCGCTGCTCGTCGACTATGTGATGACGGTGGCCGTCTCCGTCGCCTCGGGGGTCGACAACATCATCTCGGCGATCCCCCAACTGGCCGACTACCGCGTCCCGTTGGCGCTGGCCTTCGTGGCGGTCCTGACCGCCATGAACCTGCGCGGCACCCGCGAGTCCGGGAACGCCTTCGCGGCTCCGACCTACCTGTTCATCGGCGGCGTACTGATCATGGTCGGAACCGGTCTGGTCCGCTATCTGCTCGGCGACGCGCCGGTCGCGGAGAGCGCGCAGTACGGCGTGACGCCGGAGCCCGGGGACGCCGATCTCGCCGGGCCGGCGCTGGTGATGCTGGTCCTGCGCGCGTTCTCGTCGGGCTGTACGGCGCTGACGGGTGTGGAGGCGATCTCCAACGGCGTACCGGCGTTCCGCAAACCCAAGTCGCGGAACGCGGCGGCCACGATGGTGGCGATGGGTGCCATCGCGATCGTCATGTTCGTCGGTGTCACGACGCTCGCGATCGTCTCCAAGGTGCGCATCACCGACGACTCCTGCCGGCTCACCGGCCTGGACGGCAGCTGCGAGAGCCATACGCAGCGCACGGTCATCGCGCAGATCGCGGCCGCGGTGTTCGGCGGCGAGAACAGTGTCGGTTTCTACTTCATCCAGGCGGCCACCGCGCTGGTGCTGGTCCTCGCCGCGAACACCGCGTTCAACGGCTTCCCGCTGCTCTCCTCGATCCTCGCCCAGCACCGCTATCTGCCGCGTCAGCTGCACAACCGCGGCGACCGGCTCGCCTTCTCCAACGGCATCGTGGCCCTCGCGGTCGTCGCCGGTCTGCTGCTGTGGGGCTTCCGGGCGAACGTCACGAACCTCATCCACCTCTACATCCTGGGCGTGTTCACGTCGTTCACGCTGTCGCAGACGGGCATGGTCCGGCACTGGAACGGTGAGCTGCGTGCCACGAATGACCCGGCCCTGCGGCGCCGTCACCACTCGGCGCGCCTGATCAACGCGCTGGGCGCGGTGGTCACCGGCCTCGTCCTGGTGATCGTGCTCGCGACGAAGTTCCTGGAGGGCGCATGGCTGGCGGTGCTCGCCGCGGTCGTGCTGTGGGTGATGATGCGGGGCATCCGCCGGCACTACGACGCCACCTCCGCGGAGCTCGCCGTGACGGACCCGCGCGAGGAACTCGTCCCCCCCTCAAGGGTGTTGGGCATCGTGCTCGTCTCCACACTGCACAAGCCGACGCTGCGGGCACTGTCGTACGCGCGTGCTCTGCGGCCCGACCGACTGGAGGCGCTGACGGTGTCGGTGGACCGCGACGAGGCACTCGCGCTGCGCGAGCACTGGGAGGAGTACGGCATCGACGTGCCCCTCAAGGTCGTCGACTCGCCCTATCGCGAGGTGACGCGGCCGGTGGTCGAGTATGTGCGCTCGCTGCGGCGGGAGAGCCCCCGGGACGTCGTGGCGGTGTTCATTCCCGAGTACGTCGTCGGCCACTGGTGGGAGAACCTGCTGCACAACCAGTCCGCGCTCTGGCTGAAGAGCCGTCTGCTGTTCACGCCCGGTGTGATGGTCATCAGCGTGCCCTGGCAGCTGAGCTCCTCGGCGGGCGCCGACCGTCCCACCCGCAGGGCACCGGGCTCGGTCCGCCGCGGCGAGCCCGCCTACACGAGGGCGCGGCCGCGCTGA
- a CDS encoding class I SAM-dependent methyltransferase: MFTPQGPTFRELAVQALSSVEHGYDLLAPKFDHTPFRTPDSVLRSVARALGRIGPFQRGLDLCCGTGAGMDVLRTVCREQVTGVDISTGMLAVARERAARPGGPPTAWVRGDARALPFGPAFDLVVSFGAFGHFLPRELPGLFAQVHSVLRPGGRFAFPIGAPARPGSRGYWALLGFDAAMRVRNAVWRPPFVMYYRDFRLDDVRRELARAGFAVELYALPEFGCRSDGSPRCRMVVATKPGNAE; this comes from the coding sequence ATGTTCACCCCGCAAGGCCCCACGTTCCGCGAACTCGCCGTACAGGCACTGTCGTCCGTCGAGCACGGCTACGACCTGCTCGCACCCAAGTTCGACCACACCCCGTTCCGTACACCGGACTCGGTACTGCGGTCCGTCGCACGGGCCCTCGGAAGGATCGGCCCGTTCCAGCGTGGACTCGACCTGTGCTGCGGCACCGGCGCGGGCATGGACGTGCTGCGGACGGTGTGCCGGGAGCAGGTCACCGGCGTCGACATCAGCACCGGCATGCTCGCCGTGGCCCGGGAGAGGGCGGCGCGTCCCGGCGGGCCGCCGACCGCCTGGGTACGCGGTGACGCCCGCGCCCTCCCGTTCGGACCGGCCTTCGACCTCGTGGTGAGCTTCGGGGCGTTCGGGCACTTCCTGCCCAGGGAGTTGCCGGGGCTGTTCGCGCAGGTCCACTCCGTGCTCCGGCCCGGCGGACGATTCGCCTTCCCGATCGGAGCCCCCGCCCGCCCCGGCTCACGCGGCTACTGGGCCCTGCTCGGCTTCGACGCGGCGATGCGCGTACGGAACGCCGTGTGGCGTCCCCCGTTCGTCATGTACTACCGGGATTTCCGCCTCGACGACGTACGACGGGAACTCGCCCGCGCCGGTTTCGCGGTGGAGCTGTACGCCCTCCCCGAGTTCGGGTGCAGGAGTGACGGCAGCCCCCGCTGCAGGATGGTGGTGGCGACGAAGCCGGGGAATGCGGAGTAG
- a CDS encoding ATP-binding protein, which produces MVASVRNGRTGNLPAESNAFIGRRSELAEISALLGTARLVTLTGPGGVGKSRLALRAAHTVRASFPGGVWLVELSDLKNPELLTNTLAEATRLTEQTLRPLLEALCEHLDDGPLLLVLDTCEHVLDECARVAQELLAHVPELRVLATSRQPLGVAGEHLLSVTPLPLGERADAVALFAARAAAAVPSFTLTDTNRTDVAAVCARLDGIPLALELAAVRLRGFPLDRLLEGLDSRFDLLVSPARPRLARHQTLRTAIGWSHELCTPLERLLWARLSVFAGGWDVEAAEFVCHGGPLDAEEILALLASLTEKSIVTREGDGVAGRYRMLDTVRTFGAEWLAGLGEQDTVRDRHRDYFRWIARQGQAEWLGPGQRMWAERLSVEHANLRVALEECLAAPEPETALELAGTLWYFWFACGFAEEGRGHLERALRRAHDGGPEHALATWAHRLVTVVPDDVDAAESVSAAYVWVAEERQLPVPALPLTGASLAVRGESARSALLYGSSAQGPGGGGGAEFFQLLTLALQAYLLAGQGAFERCAAVAERLRADCAKRGELWMRAWGDFFVALAGIGLGRPDDALVCAREALAAKWRVHDRLGVAAVADLLVAAEASRGEPERAALLLGAGTRLWHAAGLPQLGDTGTTVFRREYARHLRKALGEDVFAEAVCEGRELSPEAALRLALDGVLDEPGL; this is translated from the coding sequence ATGGTGGCCTCGGTACGCAACGGCAGGACCGGCAATCTCCCCGCCGAGTCCAACGCCTTCATCGGCCGCAGATCCGAACTGGCCGAAATATCGGCCCTGTTGGGGACCGCACGGCTCGTCACCCTCACCGGCCCCGGCGGGGTCGGGAAGTCACGGCTGGCACTGCGGGCCGCGCACACCGTGCGGGCCTCCTTCCCCGGCGGAGTGTGGCTGGTGGAACTGTCCGACCTCAAGAACCCCGAACTCCTCACGAACACCCTGGCCGAGGCGACCCGGCTGACCGAGCAGACCCTGCGCCCGCTCCTGGAGGCCCTCTGCGAGCATCTCGACGACGGGCCGCTGCTGCTCGTCCTGGACACCTGCGAGCACGTACTGGACGAGTGCGCGCGTGTCGCCCAGGAACTCCTCGCGCACGTACCGGAGTTACGGGTTCTGGCCACCAGCCGGCAGCCACTGGGCGTAGCCGGTGAGCATCTGCTGTCCGTGACGCCGCTGCCGCTCGGTGAACGCGCCGACGCGGTGGCGCTGTTCGCGGCCCGCGCCGCGGCCGCCGTGCCGTCGTTCACGCTGACCGACACCAACCGGACGGACGTGGCGGCGGTCTGTGCCCGTCTCGACGGGATCCCGCTGGCCCTGGAGCTGGCCGCGGTACGGCTGCGCGGCTTTCCCCTCGACCGGCTCCTGGAGGGCCTCGACTCGCGGTTCGACCTGCTCGTCTCCCCCGCCCGGCCGCGGCTCGCCCGGCACCAGACACTGCGTACGGCGATCGGCTGGAGCCACGAACTGTGTACTCCGCTGGAGCGGCTGCTGTGGGCCCGCCTCTCGGTGTTCGCGGGCGGCTGGGACGTGGAGGCGGCCGAATTCGTCTGCCACGGGGGCCCGTTGGACGCCGAGGAGATACTCGCGCTGCTCGCTTCGCTCACCGAGAAGTCGATCGTGACACGCGAGGGCGACGGTGTGGCCGGGCGCTACCGCATGCTCGACACGGTCCGCACCTTCGGCGCCGAGTGGCTCGCGGGCCTCGGCGAGCAGGACACCGTACGCGACCGTCACCGTGACTACTTCCGCTGGATCGCGCGCCAGGGTCAGGCCGAGTGGCTGGGCCCGGGCCAGCGGATGTGGGCCGAGCGGCTGAGTGTGGAGCACGCCAACCTGCGGGTCGCGCTGGAGGAGTGCCTGGCGGCGCCGGAGCCCGAGACCGCGCTCGAACTCGCGGGCACACTCTGGTACTTCTGGTTCGCCTGCGGCTTCGCCGAGGAGGGCCGCGGCCATCTGGAGCGCGCGCTGCGGCGGGCGCACGACGGTGGCCCCGAGCACGCGCTGGCGACCTGGGCACACCGCCTGGTCACCGTGGTGCCGGACGACGTGGACGCCGCCGAGTCGGTGAGCGCGGCCTACGTGTGGGTCGCCGAGGAACGTCAACTGCCCGTGCCCGCACTGCCGTTGACCGGGGCCAGTCTCGCGGTGCGCGGCGAGTCCGCGCGGTCCGCGCTGCTGTACGGCAGCAGCGCGCAGGGGCCGGGCGGCGGGGGCGGAGCGGAGTTCTTCCAGCTCCTCACGCTGGCGCTGCAGGCGTATCTCCTGGCAGGCCAGGGCGCGTTCGAGCGGTGCGCGGCGGTGGCCGAACGGCTGCGCGCCGACTGCGCGAAACGCGGTGAACTGTGGATGCGGGCCTGGGGCGACTTCTTCGTCGCCCTCGCCGGGATCGGGCTCGGACGGCCGGACGACGCGTTGGTCTGTGCCCGAGAGGCCCTGGCCGCCAAGTGGCGCGTCCACGACCGGCTGGGCGTCGCGGCCGTCGCCGACCTCCTGGTCGCCGCCGAGGCCTCCCGCGGCGAGCCCGAACGCGCCGCCCTCCTCCTGGGCGCGGGCACACGCCTCTGGCACGCGGCCGGACTCCCCCAGCTCGGCGACACGGGGACGACCGTCTTCCGCCGGGAGTACGCACGCCACCTCCGCAAGGCCCTCGGCGAGGACGTCTTCGCCGAAGCGGTGTGCGAGGGACGGGAGTTGAGCCCGGAGGCAGCGCTCCGGCTCGCACTGGACGGCGTACTCGACGAGCCGGGTCTCTGA
- a CDS encoding alpha/beta fold hydrolase, giving the protein MGTFTTGDGTEIFYKDWGTGRPVVFSHGWPLNADSWDGQARLVADNGFRAVAHDRRGHGRSGQPWQGNHMDQYADDLAELLDRLELTDAILVGHSTGGGEVARYIGRHGTSRVAKVVLLGAVPPLMLKTDANPEGAAREVFDGLRAGVAADRSQFYWDFSEAFFGFNRPGATVSEGLRRSFWMWSMQVGLKAAYDCIEQFSEQDFTEDLGRIDVPTLIAHGDDDQIVPIAAAAHKSAQLVKDATLKVYPGAPHGLVGEYEKAFNADLLDFIRS; this is encoded by the coding sequence ATGGGAACCTTCACCACCGGCGACGGCACCGAGATCTTCTACAAGGACTGGGGCACCGGCCGACCGGTCGTCTTCAGTCACGGCTGGCCCCTCAACGCGGACTCCTGGGACGGACAGGCCCGGCTGGTCGCCGACAACGGCTTCCGTGCCGTCGCCCACGACCGTCGCGGTCACGGCCGCTCCGGGCAGCCGTGGCAGGGCAACCACATGGACCAGTACGCGGACGACCTGGCCGAGCTCCTCGACAGGCTCGAACTCACCGACGCGATCCTGGTCGGCCACTCGACCGGCGGCGGCGAGGTGGCCCGGTACATCGGGCGCCACGGCACCTCGCGGGTCGCCAAGGTCGTCCTGCTGGGAGCGGTACCACCGCTGATGCTCAAGACGGACGCCAACCCCGAGGGCGCCGCGCGGGAGGTCTTCGACGGCCTCCGGGCCGGCGTCGCGGCGGACCGCTCTCAGTTCTACTGGGATTTCAGCGAGGCCTTCTTCGGCTTCAACCGGCCCGGCGCCACGGTCTCGGAGGGTCTGCGCCGCTCGTTCTGGATGTGGAGCATGCAGGTCGGGCTGAAGGCCGCGTACGACTGCATCGAGCAGTTCTCCGAGCAGGACTTCACCGAGGACCTGGGGCGCATCGACGTACCCACGCTGATCGCACACGGGGACGACGACCAGATCGTGCCCATCGCAGCGGCCGCCCACAAGTCGGCGCAGCTCGTCAAGGACGCCACCTTGAAGGTGTACCCGGGCGCTCCGCACGGCCTGGTCGGCGAGTACGAGAAGGCCTTCAACGCGGACCTGCTCGACTTCATCAGGAGCTGA
- a CDS encoding SAV_915 family protein: MTDLACAEDPEPSERFPAGPLYVPVRPGPAGCSTRLFRTPLGTRTAVGFTSRDRLIATLGDGQAWIRLAEPVLRALTEPLGVTTVTVDPQFSAPPAGPEPRAWDPRAAEVPRASGATTRAVPAVRTVRTF, translated from the coding sequence ATGACAGACCTCGCGTGCGCCGAAGACCCGGAGCCCTCAGAACGGTTCCCGGCCGGGCCCCTGTACGTACCCGTCCGGCCGGGACCAGCAGGATGCTCCACCCGGCTGTTCCGCACACCCCTCGGAACCCGGACCGCCGTCGGCTTCACCAGCAGGGACCGCCTGATCGCCACCCTCGGCGACGGGCAGGCCTGGATCCGGCTCGCCGAGCCCGTGCTCCGCGCCCTCACCGAACCGCTCGGCGTCACCACGGTCACCGTGGACCCCCAGTTCTCCGCACCCCCGGCCGGTCCCGAGCCCCGCGCATGGGATCCGCGGGCCGCCGAGGTGCCGCGCGCGAGCGGGGCGACCACCCGCGCCGTACCGGCCGTACGGACCGTACGGACCTTCTGA
- a CDS encoding VOC family protein — MASRLNPYISFDGDARQALEFYKEVLGGTLALNTFGESGMADSPEANQIMHGMLETPSGFTLMAADTPPGMKYTPGGNFSVSLSGDDDAELRGYWEKLSAGGTVAVPLEKQMWGDVFGMCTDRFGIPWMVNITETQA; from the coding sequence ATGGCCTCGCGCCTCAATCCGTACATCAGCTTCGACGGTGACGCCCGGCAGGCGTTGGAGTTCTACAAGGAGGTCCTCGGCGGCACACTGGCGCTGAACACCTTCGGGGAGTCCGGTATGGCGGACAGCCCCGAAGCGAACCAGATCATGCACGGAATGCTGGAGACCCCGAGCGGTTTCACGCTGATGGCCGCCGACACCCCGCCGGGCATGAAGTACACCCCGGGCGGCAACTTCTCGGTGAGCCTCAGCGGTGACGACGACGCCGAGCTGCGCGGTTACTGGGAGAAGCTGTCCGCCGGCGGCACGGTGGCCGTCCCGCTAGAGAAGCAGATGTGGGGCGACGTGTTCGGCATGTGTACGGACCGTTTCGGCATCCCCTGGATGGTCAACATCACCGAGACACAGGCCTGA
- the corA gene encoding magnesium/cobalt transporter CorA: MISNLSRAVRRAYRRTVDLSHPARSPLGSAVVNCVVYREGGRQPGDWAPDEAIRRARKGRGGFVWIGLHEPTNEEFAGLAKLFGLHPLAVEDAVHAHQRPKVERYDDTLFAVFKTVRYVEHEQLTATSEVVDTGELMVFIGRDFVITIRHGSHGSLGPLREALESLPDQLAKGPSAVLHAIADHVVDDYLEVTDAVQNDIEAVETAVFAEHTARGDAGQIYQLKRELLELKRAVVPLARPLQILAHEPPAALSPDIQPYFRDVADHLARATEQINAFDGLLDSILQAHLAQVTVAQNEDMRKITAWAAIVAVPTMICGLYGMNFDHMPELRWTYGYPLVLGVIVTLCFVIHRGFRRNGWL, from the coding sequence ATGATCAGCAACCTGAGCAGAGCGGTGCGTCGCGCCTACCGCCGCACCGTGGATCTCAGCCACCCCGCCCGTTCCCCGCTCGGCAGCGCGGTGGTGAACTGCGTGGTCTACCGCGAGGGTGGACGGCAGCCCGGCGACTGGGCACCGGACGAGGCGATCCGGCGGGCCCGCAAGGGCAGGGGCGGCTTCGTCTGGATCGGACTGCACGAGCCGACGAACGAGGAGTTCGCGGGCCTCGCCAAGCTCTTCGGCCTCCATCCGCTGGCCGTCGAGGACGCCGTGCACGCCCATCAGCGGCCGAAGGTCGAGCGGTACGACGACACGCTGTTCGCCGTCTTCAAGACCGTGCGCTACGTCGAGCACGAGCAGCTCACCGCGACCAGCGAGGTGGTGGACACCGGCGAGCTGATGGTCTTCATCGGCCGCGACTTCGTGATCACCATCCGGCACGGCAGCCACGGCTCCCTGGGCCCGCTCCGTGAAGCCCTGGAGAGCCTGCCGGACCAGCTCGCGAAGGGGCCCTCCGCCGTCCTGCACGCCATCGCGGACCATGTGGTCGACGACTATCTGGAGGTCACGGACGCCGTACAGAACGACATAGAGGCCGTCGAGACCGCCGTCTTCGCCGAGCACACCGCGCGCGGCGACGCCGGCCAGATCTACCAGCTCAAGCGGGAACTCCTGGAGCTCAAACGGGCCGTGGTCCCGTTGGCCCGTCCCCTGCAGATCCTCGCCCACGAGCCGCCGGCGGCCCTCTCCCCGGACATCCAGCCGTACTTCCGCGACGTCGCCGACCATCTCGCCCGTGCCACCGAGCAGATCAACGCCTTCGACGGGCTGCTCGACTCGATCCTCCAGGCCCACCTCGCGCAGGTCACGGTCGCCCAGAACGAGGACATGCGCAAGATCACGGCCTGGGCCGCCATCGTCGCCGTCCCCACCATGATCTGCGGTCTCTACGGCATGAACTTCGACCACATGCCCGAACTGCGCTGGACGTACGGCTACCCCCTGGTCCTCGGCGTCATCGTCACCCTCTGCTTCGTCATCCACCGCGGCTTCAGGCGCAACGGCTGGCTCTGA